The following proteins are co-located in the Clostridiales bacterium genome:
- a CDS encoding bifunctional 4-hydroxy-3-methylbut-2-enyl diphosphate reductase/30S ribosomal protein S1 → MKITLAKHSGFCFGVKEAIKKAEQTIVENKDNGLKIYSCGPLIHNKNVTDELEAKGLSIIKDPDEAEEGSVVIVRSHGEPERFYQKAEARHITVVDATCPFVKKIQRLVSDAKNQGYHIVVIGDRNHPEVIGINGWCDNMASIVSSLEEAETVNEDRLFIVAQTTITTELFQGIVSFFRTKNKEIVVHNTICHATEERQKSCMETAIDSDLMVIIGGIDSSNSKKLYEIAKKYCVNTYFIQNKESLPLKEVELCNKIGIAAGASTPERIIKEVIATMSELFTENKKDSMMHDLMDEIEKSLRLPRSGEIVNGEVIQVSNREIVVNLGCKKDGVIPRDEFTLEGDQELTDLFKEGDEIQAKVLKTDDGDGNILLSKKKLEVNEHWDEINNALENKSPINAKVVKQVNGGVIAVYKEVSGFIPLSQLSDKFIDKADEFMGKILPVRVTKVDQKKNKVVFSHKAFLSEEKQKKVQEIWDSLHVGDVVDGTVMRFTEYGAFVDIGGIDGLLHISEISWGKLKHPQEALKIGEKVQVKILSMNTEKGKISLGLKQNRPEPWTVIDENYQVGQTISGKIVQIKDYGAFVELEPGLDGLVHISEIAYKRVTNIADEISVGQEVSAKILEIDKDRKRISLSIKETLEPPTTSEAEAAPAEAVAEEASAAEAIEEAPAVESIEDAAVAEDQE, encoded by the coding sequence ATGAAGATTACACTTGCAAAGCATTCGGGATTTTGTTTCGGTGTAAAAGAAGCAATCAAGAAAGCAGAGCAGACAATTGTTGAAAACAAGGACAATGGTCTTAAAATATATAGCTGCGGACCGCTGATCCATAATAAGAATGTGACTGATGAGCTGGAAGCAAAGGGCTTGTCCATTATTAAGGATCCTGATGAAGCAGAAGAGGGATCGGTGGTAATTGTAAGATCCCATGGAGAACCGGAGCGTTTTTATCAAAAAGCGGAAGCTCGTCATATCACTGTTGTGGATGCGACCTGCCCTTTTGTTAAAAAAATTCAGCGTTTGGTGAGTGATGCAAAAAATCAAGGGTATCATATTGTTGTCATTGGAGATCGGAATCACCCTGAGGTCATCGGAATCAACGGTTGGTGCGACAATATGGCATCCATTGTTTCTTCTTTAGAAGAAGCGGAGACTGTGAACGAAGATCGGCTTTTCATCGTGGCACAGACCACAATTACAACGGAGCTGTTTCAGGGTATTGTATCGTTTTTCAGAACGAAAAATAAAGAAATTGTTGTCCACAATACGATTTGTCACGCCACAGAGGAGCGGCAAAAAAGCTGTATGGAAACTGCTATAGATTCCGATTTAATGGTCATAATAGGAGGTATCGACAGTTCGAATTCCAAAAAACTTTATGAAATAGCAAAAAAATATTGTGTGAATACTTATTTTATTCAAAATAAAGAAAGTTTACCGTTGAAAGAAGTCGAGTTATGTAATAAAATAGGAATAGCGGCGGGAGCCTCGACTCCCGAACGTATAATTAAGGAGGTTATTGCTACCATGAGTGAATTATTCACTGAAAACAAGAAAGATAGTATGATGCACGATCTGATGGACGAAATTGAAAAGTCCTTAAGATTGCCACGCAGCGGAGAGATTGTAAACGGAGAGGTTATACAGGTTTCTAACAGAGAAATCGTAGTAAATCTTGGTTGCAAAAAAGACGGTGTCATTCCAAGAGACGAGTTTACACTGGAAGGAGACCAGGAATTAACTGATTTATTTAAAGAAGGCGACGAAATTCAAGCTAAAGTATTGAAAACTGACGATGGCGATGGTAACATTCTCCTGTCTAAAAAGAAGCTTGAAGTAAACGAGCATTGGGATGAAATCAATAATGCTCTTGAAAATAAATCACCGATTAATGCAAAAGTCGTGAAACAAGTAAACGGTGGAGTCATCGCAGTTTACAAAGAAGTTTCCGGTTTTATTCCGCTTTCCCAGCTTTCCGATAAATTTATCGACAAAGCGGACGAGTTTATGGGTAAAATTCTGCCTGTAAGAGTAACAAAGGTTGATCAGAAGAAAAACAAGGTTGTTTTCTCACACAAAGCATTCTTGTCAGAAGAAAAACAGAAAAAGGTTCAGGAAATCTGGGATTCTCTGCATGTTGGCGATGTTGTAGACGGTACTGTCATGAGATTTACCGAATACGGTGCATTTGTTGATATCGGCGGAATCGATGGTCTTCTGCACATTTCAGAAATTTCCTGGGGCAAGCTGAAGCATCCGCAGGAAGCACTGAAAATTGGTGAAAAGGTGCAGGTAAAGATCCTTTCCATGAACACAGAAAAAGGCAAAATCTCCTTGGGATTAAAGCAGAACAGACCAGAACCATGGACTGTTATCGACGAAAACTATCAGGTAGGTCAGACTATCTCCGGAAAGATCGTACAGATCAAGGATTATGGTGCATTCGTAGAGCTTGAGCCAGGTCTGGATGGACTTGTTCACATTTCTGAGATCGCTTACAAGAGAGTAACCAATATTGCAGATGAAATTTCTGTAGGACAGGAAGTATCTGCTAAGATTCTTGAAATCGACAAGGATAGAAAAAGAATAAGCCTGAGCATAAAGGAAACTTTAGAACCTCCGACAACGTCAGAGGCAGAAGCTGCACCAGCGGAAGCTGTTGCTGAGGAAGCATCTGCTGCAGAAGCAATCGAGGAAGCTCCTGCTGTGGAAAGCATTGAAGATGCAGCTGTAGCTGAAGATCAGGAATAA